Part of the Sorghum bicolor cultivar BTx623 chromosome 1, Sorghum_bicolor_NCBIv3, whole genome shotgun sequence genome, TCCCATACTCTCTTTTTAACAAGAGCACACGAGTTGGTTCAACCAATCGATGGTTTCATTTACTTGTTTTCATCTTTGTTTGGCAAATGTAGGACGTGAACAACAAGGTAATGGCCCTAATTGTTTGCGCAGAAGCACAAAAAGCTCTAGATTTAGCTTCCAGGGTCATGGTACGTGGCAGTGACTATGTTGTTTGTCtcctttatttatatatatgttgttTGCATTCATTTTTTACTTGTCTTTACTTTCCACATTGTGCTAAACTATCCAGGATCTTATGAATATGGCAAGCTTAGACCTTGACACTCCTGAATTTTCCCAAGATACAATAAACCTGGTAATTTTCATGATGATCAAGCCCATGACTCTTTTTAGAAACATATTGATCTGACATGATCTAAACCATAGATGGTTAGGACATACGCGCCTATCTTTCTTAACGTTGCAGAGGATGCATACAATAAGAGAATCGAGATAGACATTGTTGTCTCGTTTCTTGATGCTCTAAGAGGCTTGGGGGCAATCTGTCATATATTGGTTCAAGATACAGTGGCTATGCTGAAAGATGCTCCTATGGAGAACAGTATCAATAGACGTACCGGTACACATTCCTCTAAGTTTGAGAAGAGACTGAACAACTTGAAAGAAGAATTCATGGCGTCTGCAGAAGCTACAGGAATCAAACACACGGTACATCTCGGTTCTCCATAATTCTGCTGTAATTTGCCTTCACGATGATATGATCTGCGTCCCCTGCCCATGTTCTCAGCAAAAGTACGTAAAGAATCTCTTCAACTCCTAACTCTACCTCCCTTTAACAGTTGGTGATGGGTATGCTCTTTGATGGAATGAAACGTGCACAATTGTATATACTCAAGCTGATCCAGGAGCGCAGGGAAGCTCTAGGCTGTCTTTTCTTAGGTAGGTTCGTTAAACTGCCCAAGTTGTGTCCTTATTTTGTACAGTATTTGATGTCTTTGTTCATGCGCTTGGTAATGATTTACGTCCATTGTGATAGATAATACTGATATATATCCTCCTTTGTTGTAGCACAAGCAGCATCCGCATTTAGAGAAGCGCGAATGAAGAATTGTTGAAGATCATCTGCGCGGTCATGACTCGTGTACGCTTGTCTCCTTTTGATCTTGATATTAAAAAGAGATCGTTTGCTTGCTTAGCGTACCGCCAGTTCCATTCTTCAACTTCGATTGGTCGTTTCTTTGGTATTAAAAGAAGTCTCTTTGTACTCTCATCTGCGCGAGTGTGTGGCATCTTCATTTTTTTTAATCGTCCGCGTGTGTGCTTATTTGTCTGAACTGCACGTTGAATTTGCTTGTGTCGTCGTCATACAATGAGGTAGGTTGATAGCTAGCACCGAAATGGCAATGGCAAGCAAAACTAACAGAATCGGGGACAGGTGTCAAACATTTGCTAAACGGAAATAAAACACAAGCTTTGcaactttattattattagaTCATGATTCATGAAACGAAAACAGAGAAGAGGCGTCCGGTTCTCATTAAAAAAAAAGTTACAAGCCTCCACAGAACTGGGGAGTAAACACAGTTGAAATCAAAGCAAAGTGAAACGCAACCGTAGATATGCAACTGAAATTACTTTGAATGAACCTAAACAAGATACACAGTTTGGCACAGGCACGGTTTGCTACCAGAAGCAGCACTCGAGCATCACTATATATTGTGTATAAAGGATATTACCATAACGGGACTCCTAACTTAAGGAAGATCGACATCACTATAGTAGTATCTCTAACCAATTTGAACTTGAGGATAAGTTTTTTTTCAATAGGGGCAGAATGATAAGGCTATGTGAAGCATGCAACATTACTCCTATATTTTGTGGCTTGCTGGTACTAATATTCATGATTTTAGCATTCATATGTTATATGATTGGAAAGATATATGCGTTTAGTTTCCAACGCAACCTTAGGAGCTAGGAGTTATGACCATTTTAGTGGAAGCTACACATGCAGTTTTATGGCTGCGACTGCGTCTGCGAGAGAAACAGAGGACTCTTCAATTTCTCCACCAAGACGATCttccatttttattttttatgcttATTATGTTCACAACCAATTAGAAGggatgttcctagtataaataattTATCTAATCTATTATTTGAAGGAGAGTTGATATTGGTACGATATGAGAATTGAGTTGATCTTATTGAGTCGATCCTATCTATTATTTGaaggagaattgagttgatCTTATTGATATACTTCCGAATAATTCTAACTTTATCCTACCCATCACCATGTACTCTACGAGTCGATCCTCATCACCGTTGCTGGTAGTGTGTGTTAGTACGTTTTAAGATACTAATCCTAGCCATGAAATCGGCATATAACCTAACATTTAACACAATGATGTGAAATTCGTTGTGTTTGAGGGGGAAAAAAGTATGCTCCCACGTAGATTTTACATGCTAAAGGATTTGGAGATATTTTAATCCAATATATAATACAGTAAGATACAAAATTATATCTCCGCATTACATCGGATACAATTGAGTGCCTACTattatatacacatatatatgagCTATATATCCGGCAAAAAAGTTACTACTTTCCCTAGCTACACGCCAAGAGCCCTAGACTACAGACACGAGCGTGCGATGTCGACACAACAGATCCTCACAAAGTTTTCAATCAATGTCAGCATGCACGTAATCCACGAATACAAAATTCTTCTGGAGCTCATGGAATGCATATGCTACAGCGGCACTAATCAAAGCAGCTGCACCAATTAATAGTCTGAGCTGAACATCTGCAGGAATCCCAGCGGTAGCACAGCCCACTACTGTCGCTCCCATGAATACCTTCTGCAGAGTCTGGAATGCATGATATGCTCCTTTGCAAGACGAGCATTTCAATGTGTGTTGCTCGTATCTGTCTAGCATCTGCATAACACAAAGTCAGTCATAAGAATATGAGTTACTGGAACGCAGAAACACAGCTGACGAAAGTTTACGTGTGTCTACTTCAAGTAGATGATACTGTTTCCAGATTCAGTCAGTAGAAGGTGAACCTTTACTGTCAGTTAAGCAACTATTCTCAAATGTTTTACTGTCAATCATAAGCAGTACGAGTGGTTCGAGGCTACTATCTTTCCAAATGTTTCACTGAATTTGGCCCTTTGTGATACTAAGCACTTAAGCAGATTGCTGTAAATACATTAGTTCATATGACAACCGATAATGTATAACATAAATCTGTGTGTTATAGAAACAGTGTGTGCCAACAATGAAGACATGATAATACATTCTGCACAGAGCATTAAGGATGTAGGCAAAACAGATCCTTGACCACCAAAAAATTATTGTTATATTCAAACATTTTAAGTCTGAAGCAAAAGTTATACTGAGATTCTTTGGTGACCCAGATTGCTTTTACCTCACGTTTTGAAAGAACCGTGGAAGGCAATGCTTCCTGGCTAGGATTTCCAAACCACTCAGGCTGACTATTGCCAAATTTCCTTAGCCATGCCCGGAATGCTAAAACAAATCGATCAGCCTGTGTGGGTGTGAATGTGATCTTTGTGTACTGTTGATTAACATCTGTAGAAGTCTCCTTCGTTGCAGCTAGGAAAATCTTTTCTTGGCCTTGAAGAACAATCATATCACCATCATAGACCAAATTTGAAGTCCAATGTTCATACCATCGAGGGACAAGCTACACCAcaaagagagaaagaaggtaTCAGCATTTGACTGCACACAATATGATCAAGTAATAAACTCTGCCAATAATATGTGCATACAGTAGGGACTAGGGACCTTTGCCTTGTTTCCCCACAaaaatatgagaacaagttcattTTAGCAGTTATAAGATTATTTTGACAAAACAAATAGGAAAACAAAGTAAAGGAATCACTAAACAAGCATGTACCTGCCACCATGCTTTTCCTGGCATTGTAAACTGGAAAAAGTTTCGAGCGCTACAGACAATAGAACGAGTCTTTCCTGGGGCCATCGGAATGTTGAAAGAGCAAATCCATATGACCCATTTCTGGTCTCCAAAAATGGGTAACTTTGTGTCTATCTCTATTCTGTAGAAACCAGTTAACAAAAGTTCAGAGCTGTATAATGACTAAATTGCTGAAGCGATAAATAAGAACCACTCCACCACACTGAAAGACAAGCAAGACAATAAAACAAGAGGAAAGATGACCAAGGTACTTTTTTGAAACTTACTTGTTTAATGCATAGCAAGGGGCCTCAAAAGTTGCAGTAATGCGAGGATTACCAGAATTTGCCCCTGAGTAACCCCAGGCACCACTAGACTCCATCTTGAATGTCAAAGGCTTGGCTCTATCTCTTCGTCCAGTAACCTGTGAGAGGAGGAAACGGATTTGCTGAAACCATGTATCTCAAGAAAACAAAGCATTTTGTTTGTCTATGCCACTGGAACAAGTTCATACCACATAGATAGCACAATTAAGTCAGCCAGTTATTTATTGTCCATTCAGAATAAGCAAGTAGCATAAGGAAAGAGAAGAAAACTATGATGCAATAAAATATATTGGGTATATCCACAGTTAAGGTGTAACAGTTAGTTAAACTTGCACACTAGCAATCAGAAAAGATAAGAGGCTGGACTCAGACCATTCTGCGCCTTTTATCATTATAAGTCATTTCTGAGGAATTTCAATGTATGTATATACTTAAACAGCATTGAGGTGGTGACTTTTGGGCAAACGATCAAAATTGAATACAACAAAACATCTTTCCTCGAATCAAACTTTCAACTGCAAAATACTATCATGGTGTTCCAACTACCCTTTACTAATTACCTTGTGGTGAGCAAATTCTATATGGGATGGATCAGAGACGTTCTCCATCAACGTATCATAACCATAGAACAAGTCCCTCTGGATTGTCACCGTGGAGAAGGCCGGGTCGTCAAACTCTTTCGGCAACCTGAAACCAAACAAGATGGAATTCAGTGACCTGAATGCACAACCGAATTCAACCAATTAGCCGCAGTCCAAACCCTGACTCTACGCACATTGGAGGCTTGGTGGCAGTGGCTTTCTCCCACCCATTCTCATCGGGCCACACGAACAGCAAGCCCTGGGAGACGAGGGTGGGGAACTTGATCGCGCACGCCTTCGGCGAACGCACCGCCCGGGCCTCAAGACCCTCGGGCATGGCCTGGGGGATCCTGGTGCAGGCGCCGGAGCCATCGAATGACCAGCCGTGATACGAGCACTGCAAGCACCCCGTCTCATCGATCCTGCCCTCCTGCACAGCTCAGACCCAAATTAGCCGAAACGAGGAAGAGATCCGGTAGGAAGGAACACGTTGAGGCGAGGAAGGGATGCGGGTCACCGTACCGAGAGCGGGGCAAGGCGGTGGGGGCAGCGGTCGTCGAGCGCGACCCACTCGCCGGACTTGGGTTCCTTCCAGATGACGAGGTCGCGGTTGAGGAGCTGGAACGGGGTGGGGCGGCTGGGGTCGAGGTCCTCGACGAGGGAGACCGGGTACCAGTGATCCCTCCACGAGAACTTCTCGCCGGACTCGGACTCGGGCGCCGACGTGCTCGGCTCCGCCTGCTCCGCCGCCTCCCCCGGGACGGACGTCGGCGCCGCCACGCGTAGGCGGGTCCGAGGACGACGGCCCACGCGGACGCGGCCTCCAGCCGCCGGCGCGGCGAGCGAGGGGAGCCGCGGGCGCGGCGCCACCAGGAGCGAGAGGGCCGGGATCGTCGCGCGCATTTTCTCCTCGCACGTGTCGAAGTGAAGTGAAGCCGAGAGGTGTTGGTTTTCGCGCTGGAAATTCTTCGCCGCGCCGAGTATATGCTTGGCGGCCGCAGTCGGTGGTTGGAACTCGGAAGCAGTGCAGAGCTTCTAGACTGGGCAAGAACAGAGTTCTGGCACGGCAACGGGGAGAAACCTGTTTTTGGCAGAAAAAACCAGTGGGCAGACCAAGAAAATTCCGGGATTTTCCCACGCTGGAGAGTGAACGCGAGGGAAGAACTACTGAATACGGCTAGAGAGAGTATACACTGTACAGTGTACACACGGGGAGCGCAGTGTGGTTGCGTGACGGCAGGGAAGGGAGGAAAGGCGGGGGACGGAGGACAAGTGTGCGGGAGCACGCAAGGCGTTTTGCGGAGTTTTGTGTGGTGGAGCTTGCATTGCCAGCCAGCCGCCCCCGACCAGGACGAATGCGCCCCGCCGAGGGGAGACCTGACCGGCGGTGAGAACGACACGAACCCACCCGTGGGCCGTAGCGGAACACTTCGCACTTTGCAGGGTTGCTACAAATCTGAAGAAaccaaattcaattttttagcaaTTCTATCTACTAATTTTAGTATTTGTCCAGCAGAACAGAGTATCCACATTAAATTACCACATAAACTGTAGAATGTATTAAATTATCCATCACTGCTATTATACAAAAAAATCTTATACCTCTTCCCCTTTATTTCTATGACCCAAAATATAaatactaaataaataaataacaacaACAATTATTATTATTCATTGTATTATTCTGCTTGTATGATCTATTGATAGCCCCTTTCCACAATCAAATCAGCATCCATATTCCTGTTTTTTCCCTTTATTTCTATGCTTTACATAGACATAGGAAACAATGTACTTGCGATTCAAT contains:
- the LOC8085484 gene encoding pheophorbide a oxygenase, chloroplastic, which translates into the protein MRATIPALSLLVAPRPRLPSLAAPAAGGRVRVGRRPRTRLRVAAPTSVPGEAAEQAEPSTSAPESESGEKFSWRDHWYPVSLVEDLDPSRPTPFQLLNRDLVIWKEPKSGEWVALDDRCPHRLAPLSEGRIDETGCLQCSYHGWSFDGSGACTRIPQAMPEGLEARAVRSPKACAIKFPTLVSQGLLFVWPDENGWEKATATKPPMLPKEFDDPAFSTVTIQRDLFYGYDTLMENVSDPSHIEFAHHKVTGRRDRAKPLTFKMESSGAWGYSGANSGNPRITATFEAPCYALNKIEIDTKLPIFGDQKWVIWICSFNIPMAPGKTRSIVCSARNFFQFTMPGKAWWQLVPRWYEHWTSNLVYDGDMIVLQGQEKIFLAATKETSTDVNQQYTKITFTPTQADRFVLAFRAWLRKFGNSQPEWFGNPSQEALPSTVLSKREMLDRYEQHTLKCSSCKGAYHAFQTLQKVFMGATVVGCATAGIPADVQLRLLIGAAALISAAVAYAFHELQKNFVFVDYVHADID